A single region of the Streptomyces caelestis genome encodes:
- a CDS encoding polysaccharide deacetylase family protein — translation MKKDQLLTRRRLLIAGTGAVGAAATAGVLTAVTGDGPAGSDPVAGPQARRPLGSSAYRLQPLTGYGPPQAAPRRTLVRREPLLRVSGRGRTMVLTFDDGPDPRYTPDILDILAEYDVRAMFFVCGEKVAGSPNLLARMADEGHVVGNHTWSHPMLTRLTRRQIRSQMERTCDVIEEACGEPPEWFRAPYGAWNRAAFQLGAELGMEALGWTLDTLDWAKPGTRAIVRRVERGAAPGVVVLSHDAGGDRSQSVRALRRYLPELLDSGYHVTVPRRHYA, via the coding sequence ATGAAGAAGGATCAGTTGCTCACCCGTCGCCGGCTGTTGATCGCGGGCACCGGCGCCGTGGGAGCGGCCGCCACGGCCGGTGTGCTCACGGCGGTCACCGGGGACGGCCCCGCCGGGTCCGACCCGGTCGCGGGGCCCCAGGCCCGCCGCCCGCTCGGCTCCTCCGCGTACCGCCTCCAGCCCCTGACCGGATACGGCCCGCCGCAGGCCGCGCCCCGCCGGACCCTGGTACGCCGCGAACCGCTGCTGCGCGTCTCCGGCCGCGGTCGCACCATGGTGCTGACCTTCGACGACGGCCCCGACCCCCGCTACACCCCGGACATCCTCGACATCCTGGCCGAGTACGACGTGCGCGCGATGTTCTTCGTGTGCGGCGAGAAGGTCGCCGGCAGCCCGAACCTGCTGGCCCGGATGGCCGACGAGGGCCATGTCGTCGGGAACCACACCTGGTCCCACCCGATGCTCACCCGCCTCACCCGCCGGCAGATCCGCTCCCAGATGGAACGCACCTGCGACGTCATCGAGGAGGCCTGCGGTGAGCCCCCCGAGTGGTTCCGCGCCCCCTACGGCGCCTGGAACCGTGCCGCCTTCCAACTGGGCGCCGAACTCGGCATGGAAGCGCTCGGCTGGACGCTCGACACCCTCGACTGGGCCAAGCCCGGCACCCGCGCCATTGTCCGCCGGGTGGAACGCGGCGCCGCCCCCGGCGTCGTGGTGCTCTCGCACGACGCCGGGGGCGACCGCTCGCAGAGCGTGCGGGCCCTGCGACGCTATCTGCCCGAACTGCTGGACTCCGGCTACCACGTCACCGTGCCCCGGCGGCACTACGCGTGA
- a CDS encoding class F sortase, whose product MSASELAEAEEEARRKKRAPWGVIALVLLTGLALIRNGSGEFDEGPPQPATAAAADSRVPGDTFAGVGGSAVKPLPYALPDRVRIPAIQVDAPIIPVGLDADGWVGAPPPEDPNLAGWFTGAVTPGEKGTAVVVGHVDNQQGPAVFYGLGALKKGNGVEVARQDGKTAVFEIYGVEVFEKDNFPGDRVYASKGTAELRVITCGGGFSQQNGYEGNVVAFARLVEVR is encoded by the coding sequence ATGTCTGCGTCCGAGCTGGCCGAGGCGGAAGAGGAGGCGCGGCGGAAGAAGCGCGCCCCGTGGGGCGTGATAGCGCTGGTTCTGCTGACCGGCCTCGCGCTCATCCGGAATGGTTCGGGGGAATTCGACGAGGGCCCGCCGCAGCCGGCGACCGCGGCCGCGGCGGACAGCCGCGTGCCCGGGGACACCTTCGCCGGGGTCGGCGGCAGCGCCGTCAAGCCCCTCCCCTACGCCCTCCCGGACCGGGTCAGGATCCCCGCGATCCAGGTCGACGCGCCGATCATTCCCGTGGGCCTGGACGCGGACGGCTGGGTCGGCGCGCCGCCCCCGGAGGACCCGAACCTGGCCGGCTGGTTCACCGGTGCCGTCACCCCCGGCGAGAAGGGCACCGCGGTCGTCGTCGGCCATGTCGACAACCAGCAGGGCCCCGCCGTGTTCTACGGACTCGGGGCCCTCAAGAAGGGGAACGGCGTCGAGGTCGCCCGACAGGACGGAAAGACCGCCGTCTTCGAGATCTACGGCGTCGAGGTCTTCGAGAAGGACAACTTCCCCGGCGACCGCGTCTACGCCTCCAAGGGCACGGCGGAGCTGCGGGTCATCACCTGCGGCGGCGGTTTCTCCCAGCAGAACGGCTACGAGGGCAACGTCGTCGCCTTCGCCCGCCTGGTCGAGGTGCGCTGA